A DNA window from Vagococcus penaei contains the following coding sequences:
- a CDS encoding glutamate decarboxylase — protein sequence MTTNNETTPIFGTSISERDVIMKKLHDNPVEPDVAYRLVKDQLIDEGNARQNLATFCQTYMDPEATKLMAETMEKNAIDKSEYPETAKLETSCVNILGDLWNAPDSERIMGTSTVGSSEACMLGGMAMKFRWRHLAEKRGLDIQAKKPNLVISSGYQVCWEKFCVYWDIEMREVPMDMDHLSIDTDKVLDYVDDYTIGIVGILGITYTGKFDDIKALDDLVTTYNETHEHELVIHVDGASGAMFVPFVDPELAWDFRLKNVVSINTSGHKYGLVYPGIGWILWRDKEYLPEELIFDVSYLGGVMPTMAINFSRSASQIIGQYYNFYRYGFNGYKEIHTRTRHAAETIAKAVQKSGYFDMINMGDNLPIVCYKLKEDADVEWTLYDLADRLLMKGWQVPAYPLPANLDNQVIQRFVCRADLGENLADELIHDFNQCLEDLKHARILYHDKGEVKTQGFTH from the coding sequence ATGACAACAAATAATGAAACAACCCCAATTTTTGGAACATCAATCTCTGAACGAGATGTAATTATGAAAAAATTACATGACAATCCGGTTGAGCCAGATGTTGCTTACCGTTTGGTGAAAGATCAATTGATAGATGAAGGAAATGCAAGACAAAATTTAGCGACATTTTGTCAAACTTATATGGACCCAGAAGCAACTAAACTAATGGCTGAAACAATGGAAAAAAATGCCATTGATAAGTCTGAATATCCTGAAACAGCTAAGTTAGAAACAAGTTGTGTCAATATTTTAGGTGATTTATGGAATGCTCCAGATTCAGAACGCATTATGGGAACCTCAACAGTTGGATCAAGTGAGGCCTGTATGCTAGGTGGGATGGCAATGAAATTTCGCTGGCGTCACCTTGCAGAAAAACGTGGGTTAGATATCCAAGCTAAAAAACCGAATCTGGTTATTTCATCAGGATATCAAGTCTGTTGGGAAAAATTCTGTGTTTATTGGGATATTGAAATGCGTGAAGTACCAATGGATATGGATCATTTAAGTATTGATACTGATAAAGTACTTGATTACGTCGATGATTACACAATTGGTATTGTTGGTATTCTAGGTATTACATACACTGGAAAATTTGATGACATTAAAGCACTAGACGATTTAGTAACAACTTATAATGAAACGCATGAGCACGAATTAGTTATTCATGTGGATGGTGCGAGTGGGGCAATGTTTGTACCATTTGTTGATCCAGAACTAGCTTGGGACTTCCGTTTGAAAAATGTGGTATCGATTAATACTTCTGGTCATAAATACGGTTTAGTGTACCCTGGTATTGGTTGGATTCTCTGGCGTGACAAAGAATATTTACCAGAAGAATTAATATTTGATGTTAGCTATTTAGGTGGTGTAATGCCCACAATGGCAATTAATTTCTCTCGAAGTGCTAGTCAAATTATTGGTCAATACTATAATTTCTATCGTTATGGTTTCAATGGTTATAAAGAAATTCATACACGTACACGTCATGCAGCAGAAACAATTGCAAAAGCTGTGCAAAAATCGGGATATTTTGATATGATAAATATGGGTGATAATCTACCTATTGTGTGTTATAAATTAAAAGAAGATGCTGATGTTGAATGGACACTTTATGATTTAGCTGATAGATTACTAATGAAGGGTTGGCAAGTGCCAGCGTATCCTTTACCTGCTAATTTAGATAATCAAGTGATTCAACGATTTGTTTGTCGAGCAGACTTAGGTGAAAACTTGGCAGATGAATTAATTCATGACTTTAATCAGTGTCTAGAAGATTTAAAACATGCACGTATTTTGTATCATGACAAAGGTGAAGTAAAAACACAAGGGTTCACACACTAA
- a CDS encoding choloylglycine hydrolase family protein, whose protein sequence is MCTSIFLKTKDGHNLLSRTMDYSIPLDPNPTFIPRHYPWKSIVEGKTFDNNYGFIGAGRVIGPIYSVADGVNEKGLSIAELYLPGDAKYQAKEDNSKINLAPHEFILYILGNCASVEEVKEVIGNINLVDRPVPLLDFVTPLHWIVTDASGECGVIEPTTKTLHMKKNPVGVMTNTPQLEWHINNLRNYLHVRPKQYEPVKFGDYEAHAFSQGTGTLGLPGGFTPPERFVRAAFFKEHIKPAENETEGVSNAYHILSTVRIPKGLVIDEKGQSDYSQYVGTMCNTSLTYYFNTYDNNQICKVQLTDKLLQEKEPVTFMANTTETMKEFNY, encoded by the coding sequence ATGTGTACAAGTATTTTTTTAAAAACAAAAGATGGTCATAATTTATTATCAAGAACAATGGATTATTCAATTCCGTTAGATCCTAATCCAACGTTTATTCCGAGACATTATCCATGGAAGTCAATTGTTGAAGGTAAGACTTTTGACAATAATTATGGATTTATCGGTGCTGGTCGTGTTATCGGTCCTATTTATTCAGTGGCAGATGGCGTTAATGAAAAAGGTTTATCGATTGCGGAATTATATCTACCAGGTGATGCTAAGTATCAAGCAAAAGAAGATAATAGTAAAATTAATTTAGCACCACATGAATTTATCCTATATATTCTAGGTAATTGTGCATCGGTAGAAGAAGTAAAAGAAGTGATTGGAAATATTAATTTAGTTGATCGCCCAGTTCCGTTGTTAGATTTTGTGACTCCTCTTCATTGGATTGTGACAGATGCGTCAGGTGAATGTGGCGTTATTGAGCCAACGACTAAAACATTACACATGAAAAAAAATCCAGTAGGTGTAATGACAAATACACCTCAATTAGAATGGCATATTAATAATTTACGTAATTATTTACATGTACGTCCAAAACAGTATGAACCAGTAAAATTCGGTGATTATGAAGCACATGCTTTCTCACAGGGGACAGGCACATTAGGACTGCCTGGAGGGTTTACTCCACCAGAGCGTTTTGTCAGAGCTGCATTCTTTAAAGAGCATATTAAACCGGCAGAAAATGAGACTGAAGGTGTATCAAATGCTTACCATATCTTATCAACTGTTAGAATTCCCAAAGGCTTGGTGATTGACGAGAAAGGTCAATCTGATTATTCACAGTATGTAGGGACTATGTGTAACACAAGTTTAACTTATTATTTTAATACATATGATAATAATCAAATTTGTAAAGTTCAGTTAACAGATAAATTGTTGCAAGAAAAAGAACCAGTTACCTTTATGGCAAATACAACAGAAACAATGAAAGAATTTAATTACTAA
- a CDS encoding YhgE/Pip domain-containing protein encodes MKMVKQEFINIFKNKILLISVIAITFIPILYASVFDKSVWDPYGMAKDLPVAIVNEDQPTEMLGQKIDVGNQVVDQLKGNKDLKWEFVSADKAKKGMDDLYYYMIVTIPKDFSKSATTLLDKNPEKMEITYTTNGSLNYIGQEIVKIGATTLESQVRDNVTGAYVTALNQVGKKAVAGINEASNGASQLANGTDQLQSGLKEYTSGVSQASDGSNQLTAGMGSLAGNIGPLSSGVTQLYGGASELSSGLGLIDQKVQPLGGKINQLSSGLDELSQGSKELETALATIESSLNETSQTTIKNNLLQAQADLEALLANTNKLNSVSLDASKISADLEAVSTSLNTIATTLHADSTALQASIADSINQLKDVDEAVKSTLINDINQAVINFENEQNQKVADVTGQLSSDLASAQSSAEALAVQAATLGELTSGIAENAGSLQNGINEIGSGTQQIMGIMDLSPSGNAGSLVAGLEQINSNVAQLGQELPTALNGVTSLASGSDQLASGLNDMYSKMPELSSGVSQLDSGATQLNSGLAELSKNSPELLKGISQLDGGSNQLATALGDASKMGDKVKLEEKNIDMFADPTSLKNDEYSQVDNYGQALAPYIMSLALFVGCLVFNFVFPIRRVSMLGQSSKDWWLSKVAIGFVVSTAMAAIEATVMLLIGLKVEYVGKFYLMAFVTVWAYMFMIMFFAMTFDNPGRFIMMILLVLQLGGAGGTFPLPLQNSFFNAIHPYLPMSYSVYGFREAISSGIGAPLFNKSVMILLSVFVAFVVLLGVSMNILQKRHLSNVSELDDNQKMQALEK; translated from the coding sequence ATGAAAATGGTGAAACAAGAATTTATAAATATTTTTAAAAACAAGATTTTATTAATCTCGGTCATAGCGATTACGTTTATCCCAATCTTATATGCAAGTGTTTTTGACAAATCTGTTTGGGATCCTTATGGTATGGCAAAAGACTTACCTGTAGCTATTGTTAATGAAGATCAACCGACCGAAATGTTAGGTCAAAAAATCGATGTTGGTAATCAAGTTGTCGATCAATTAAAAGGGAATAAAGATTTGAAATGGGAATTTGTTTCAGCTGATAAGGCAAAAAAAGGTATGGATGATTTGTATTATTATATGATTGTAACCATTCCTAAAGATTTTTCTAAAAGTGCGACAACTTTATTAGATAAAAATCCTGAAAAAATGGAGATTACTTATACAACCAATGGCTCTTTGAACTACATTGGTCAAGAAATTGTGAAAATTGGTGCAACAACGCTTGAATCACAAGTTCGTGATAATGTCACTGGAGCGTATGTGACGGCTTTAAATCAAGTTGGTAAAAAAGCTGTGGCAGGAATTAATGAAGCATCCAATGGCGCAAGTCAATTGGCAAATGGAACGGATCAATTACAAAGTGGTTTGAAAGAATACACAAGTGGCGTATCACAAGCATCTGATGGTTCTAACCAATTAACAGCAGGTATGGGATCATTAGCAGGTAATATTGGTCCATTGAGTTCAGGTGTGACTCAACTGTATGGTGGGGCATCTGAATTAAGCTCTGGTTTAGGGTTAATTGATCAAAAAGTCCAACCCTTAGGTGGTAAAATCAATCAATTAAGCTCGGGATTAGATGAATTGTCGCAAGGGAGTAAAGAATTAGAGACAGCTTTGGCAACAATTGAATCAAGTTTAAATGAAACATCGCAAACAACAATTAAAAATAATTTACTACAAGCACAAGCTGATTTAGAAGCTTTGTTAGCTAATACAAATAAATTAAATAGCGTTTCTCTTGATGCAAGTAAAATTTCTGCAGATTTAGAAGCTGTTAGTACGTCATTAAATACAATTGCGACAACTTTGCATGCTGATTCAACAGCATTACAAGCAAGTATTGCCGATAGCATTAATCAATTAAAAGATGTGGATGAAGCAGTTAAATCAACTTTGATTAATGATATTAATCAAGCTGTTATTAACTTTGAGAATGAGCAGAATCAAAAAGTAGCCGATGTGACTGGGCAATTAAGTAGTGATTTGGCCAGTGCTCAAAGTTCAGCAGAAGCATTAGCTGTTCAAGCAGCAACCTTAGGTGAATTAACATCAGGAATTGCTGAAAATGCAGGTAGCTTACAAAATGGTATTAATGAAATTGGGTCTGGTACACAACAGATTATGGGGATTATGGACTTATCTCCAAGTGGAAATGCAGGGTCATTAGTTGCTGGATTAGAACAAATTAATTCGAATGTTGCTCAATTAGGTCAAGAACTACCAACAGCTTTAAATGGCGTGACGTCTTTAGCATCTGGTAGTGACCAATTAGCTTCTGGCTTAAATGATATGTATAGTAAAATGCCAGAATTATCTTCTGGTGTGTCACAGCTTGATTCAGGAGCAACACAATTAAATAGTGGACTGGCAGAACTATCTAAAAATTCTCCTGAATTATTAAAAGGTATCTCACAACTTGATGGTGGATCCAATCAATTGGCAACAGCATTAGGAGATGCTTCGAAGATGGGAGATAAAGTAAAATTAGAAGAAAAGAATATTGATATGTTTGCAGATCCAACTAGTTTGAAAAATGATGAATATAGTCAAGTTGATAATTACGGTCAGGCTTTAGCACCATATATCATGTCTCTAGCTTTATTCGTTGGTTGTTTAGTATTTAACTTTGTTTTCCCAATTAGACGAGTATCAATGCTAGGTCAATCAAGTAAAGACTGGTGGTTAAGTAAAGTTGCGATAGGCTTTGTTGTGTCAACAGCAATGGCTGCAATTGAAGCAACTGTCATGTTATTGATTGGACTAAAAGTAGAGTACGTTGGCAAGTTCTATTTGATGGCATTTGTTACTGTATGGGCCTATATGTTCATGATTATGTTCTTCGCCATGACGTTTGATAATCCAGGACGTTTTATTATGATGATTTTACTTGTATTACAACTAGGTGGAGCAGGTGGAACTTTCCCTCTACCACTACAAAATAGTTTCTTTAACGCAATTCATCCGTATTTACCAATGTCTTATTCAGTTTATGGTTTCCGTGAAGCAATCTCAAGTGGAATCGGTGCGCCACTATTCAATAAGAGTGTCATGATACTCTTGTCAGTCTTTGTTGCATTTGTTGTTTTACTAGGCGTTTCAATGAATATTTTACAAAAACGTCATCTATCAAATGTGTCAGAGTTAGATGATAATCAAAAAATGCAAGCTCTTGAAAAGTAA
- a CDS encoding amino acid permease — MTEQRNKLSLFSFFAMTASLFITVYEYPTFAESGKTLIFYLLLCGLFWFLPVALCSAELATIKGYQEGGIFGWVGKLLGEKFGFAAIFFQWFQITVGFVTMIYFIIGSLAYVFDFKAMNTNPMIKYLCILIIFWVLTFLQFRGTAFSAKVAKYGFVLGIIVPVFILLIMTIKFLGSGHAINSRFTDKSFFPTAKDFPQLVSFMLAYMGVEASAPHITQLDNPKKNYPMIMFLLVIVGVILSTIGGSAVSMVVPGTLNLDSGVVDAFKAVIANEMIVKLMAILVSFGVMAQVSSWIIGPTEGLRVVAEENLLPSKFKVVNKNQVPTYILIIQAILVSIWGAVLTFGGGGGSNVSFLTAISLTVIIYLSAYVLFFIAYLILILKKSNQSLERSYRVPGGKVVQVITASCGLILSLLAIVSSFIAPSELKGSEATTYVMILSVSFIVTIAVPFIFYRTYSMKKKQNSSINQ; from the coding sequence ATGACAGAACAAAGAAATAAGTTATCATTATTCAGCTTTTTTGCCATGACGGCTTCACTATTCATCACCGTTTATGAGTACCCAACATTTGCAGAATCAGGTAAAACGTTAATTTTTTATCTTTTACTATGCGGGTTATTTTGGTTTTTACCAGTAGCTTTGTGTTCAGCTGAATTAGCAACGATTAAAGGTTATCAAGAAGGTGGTATCTTCGGTTGGGTGGGCAAGTTACTAGGTGAGAAATTTGGTTTTGCAGCAATCTTTTTCCAATGGTTTCAAATTACAGTTGGTTTTGTAACAATGATCTATTTTATTATTGGTTCATTAGCTTACGTATTTGATTTTAAAGCGATGAACACTAATCCGATGATTAAGTATTTGTGTATACTCATTATCTTTTGGGTTCTAACATTCTTACAATTTAGGGGGACAGCCTTTTCTGCTAAAGTAGCAAAATATGGATTTGTTTTAGGTATTATTGTTCCAGTATTTATTTTACTAATTATGACTATCAAATTTTTAGGCTCTGGACATGCGATTAATTCACGTTTTACTGATAAGAGTTTTTTTCCCACAGCAAAAGACTTTCCACAATTAGTTTCATTTATGCTAGCTTATATGGGTGTTGAGGCATCAGCACCACATATTACGCAGTTGGATAATCCTAAAAAGAATTATCCAATGATTATGTTTCTATTAGTTATTGTAGGGGTAATCTTAAGTACAATAGGTGGTAGTGCTGTATCGATGGTCGTACCAGGCACATTAAATTTAGACTCAGGTGTGGTTGATGCATTTAAAGCAGTAATTGCGAACGAAATGATTGTTAAACTTATGGCTATTTTAGTGTCCTTTGGTGTTATGGCACAAGTTAGTTCTTGGATTATTGGTCCCACAGAAGGCTTACGCGTGGTTGCTGAGGAGAATTTACTACCAAGTAAATTTAAAGTAGTCAATAAAAATCAAGTCCCAACATATATTTTAATAATTCAAGCTATCTTAGTTAGTATTTGGGGCGCTGTCTTAACCTTTGGTGGCGGAGGAGGTAGCAATGTTTCCTTCTTAACGGCCATTTCACTCACAGTTATTATTTATCTAAGTGCTTATGTTTTATTTTTCATTGCGTACTTAATATTGATTTTGAAAAAATCAAATCAATCACTAGAACGCTCTTATCGGGTACCAGGTGGTAAGGTAGTTCAAGTTATCACTGCAAGTTGTGGACTGATTTTATCCTTATTAGCGATTGTGTCATCATTTATTGCACCAAGTGAATTAAAAGGTTCTGAAGCAACTACATATGTCATGATTCTATCTGTTAGTTTTATAGTAACAATTGCTGTGCCTTTCATTTTTTATCGTACTTATAGTATGAAAAAAAAACAAAACAGTAGTATTAATCAGTAA
- a CDS encoding HdeD family acid-resistance protein: MQKTKQFKLSYLVLGIFFIFVSILSFQRPDEDLLALAILFGITALLKGIFEIVAKRKVQQLLGISSGMLYVIGAIDIIIGLMFLFNLAAGMAALPFIFAIWFTCDSVYGLFELNYAKKVGQGYYWFSLIINILGIVIGTLLFFNPIASALTVAFLVGFYLMLAGISYIMAAF, translated from the coding sequence ATGCAAAAAACAAAACAGTTTAAACTTAGTTATCTAGTCTTAGGAATTTTCTTTATTTTTGTGTCAATCTTGTCATTTCAACGACCAGATGAAGATTTATTAGCATTGGCTATTTTATTTGGGATAACAGCCTTATTAAAAGGTATTTTTGAGATAGTTGCTAAACGTAAAGTACAACAGTTGTTAGGAATCAGTTCAGGTATGCTTTATGTTATCGGTGCAATCGATATAATTATTGGTTTGATGTTTTTATTCAACTTAGCAGCTGGAATGGCAGCTCTACCATTTATATTTGCCATTTGGTTTACTTGTGATTCTGTTTATGGACTATTTGAATTAAATTACGCTAAAAAAGTTGGACAAGGTTATTACTGGTTTTCTTTGATTATTAATATTTTAGGAATTGTGATTGGGACATTGCTATTCTTTAACCCAATTGCTTCTGCTCTAACAGTTGCATTCTTAGTCGGTTTTTATTTAATGCTTGCTGGAATTTCATATATTATGGCAGCTTTTTAA
- a CDS encoding potassium channel family protein, translated as MLKKLYLFLMFVLLIISGFLSLINHRLAAPLDSLVIIIFALDIFYQFYQSDNKKAFLKKHPLDFIALIPIYTGFRYFKLIPLTLAFLRITTMGTRYVIPVVNALLKSGIGRFAWYFLLVFFLLPLPMIWIEPGIKSYQDLVWWTLQTVTTVGYGDIIIYNPISRIIAGILMFLGIGMISAFTSTITKLMTNPKLIKEEVKKETHRVLEKQKINNEHDSEQVNDSLNSLSPDSLTLDDLYRLEQLIKIEIKKQTKL; from the coding sequence ATGCTAAAAAAATTATATTTATTTTTGATGTTCGTTTTACTGATTATTTCTGGATTTCTTTCGCTCATTAACCACCGACTAGCTGCGCCACTTGATAGTTTAGTCATAATCATTTTTGCACTCGATATTTTTTATCAATTCTATCAGAGTGACAATAAGAAGGCCTTTCTAAAGAAACATCCGTTAGATTTTATTGCCTTGATTCCAATCTATACGGGTTTCCGCTATTTTAAATTGATTCCTTTAACTTTGGCTTTTCTTCGAATTACAACAATGGGAACACGCTATGTGATACCGGTTGTTAATGCCTTATTAAAATCAGGTATCGGCCGCTTTGCTTGGTATTTTTTATTAGTCTTTTTCTTATTACCATTACCGATGATTTGGATTGAACCAGGTATTAAAAGTTATCAAGACCTTGTCTGGTGGACCCTCCAAACCGTCACAACTGTGGGCTATGGCGATATTATTATCTACAACCCAATCAGCCGAATTATTGCTGGTATCTTAATGTTTCTTGGAATTGGAATGATTAGTGCGTTCACAAGTACCATTACTAAGTTAATGACGAATCCCAAATTAATTAAAGAAGAAGTAAAAAAAGAAACTCACCGTGTTCTTGAAAAACAAAAAATCAATAATGAGCATGATTCTGAGCAAGTGAATGACTCATTAAATAGCTTATCTCCAGACTCACTGACTTTAGATGATTTGTATCGTCTTGAGCAATTAATTAAAATAGAAATCAAAAAGCAAACTAAATTATAA
- a CDS encoding NAD(P)H-dependent oxidoreductase has translation MSDEDWAIIEEVARLSPSSFGYEPWKFLIIHNEQIKTDLRPFAWGALNSLDGASHFVIALARKNVKANSTHVKHIVEAVQGRDFSQVSRQQEFFKQFQEHDFNLTTEKDIFQWATKQTYIALGNMLTAAAELGIDSCPIEGFNIAQTEDYLSSQGLINLSDYGVAYMAGFGYSAEERPLKKRQNKHEIFEVIN, from the coding sequence ATTAGTGATGAAGATTGGGCTATAATTGAAGAAGTTGCACGTTTATCACCCAGTTCCTTTGGTTATGAACCTTGGAAGTTTTTAATAATTCATAACGAACAAATCAAAACTGACTTACGACCATTTGCTTGGGGAGCTTTAAATAGTCTAGATGGTGCGAGTCACTTTGTTATTGCTCTAGCTCGAAAAAATGTTAAAGCAAACAGTACACATGTTAAACATATTGTGGAGGCAGTACAAGGGCGTGATTTTAGTCAAGTTAGTCGCCAACAAGAATTTTTTAAACAGTTTCAAGAACATGATTTTAATTTAACGACTGAAAAAGATATCTTTCAATGGGCAACGAAACAAACCTATATCGCGTTAGGCAATATGCTAACAGCGGCAGCTGAGCTAGGAATTGACAGTTGTCCAATTGAAGGCTTTAATATCGCTCAAACGGAGGATTACTTGTCTTCTCAAGGTTTAATTAATCTAAGTGATTATGGTGTAGCTTACATGGCCGGATTTGGTTATAGTGCGGAAGAACGCCCACTCAAAAAAAGACAAAATAAACATGAAATTTTTGAGGTAATTAATTAA
- a CDS encoding NADH-dependent flavin oxidoreductase, translating into MKQVQLANGVVLKNPLVMAPMTTQLSYFNGVVTNDEVTYYANRSRDVSMVITGATNVQKNGKGWFGELGVYDDSHIEGLTRLAKGIQQQGAKAILQIFHAGRMTSRAVLDGEQPVSASSIKAERTNAETPRELTDTEIYEVIADFKQGTRRAIQAGFDGIELHGANTYLIQQFFSPHSNRRTDDWGGTLDKRFKFILLLVKELSQLIAEEASEEFIFGYRFSPEEYETPGIRMADTAYLIEKLLEWPLDYLHVSLNDYHRESNEVDYQGQSILTWVHKVINGRLPLMGVGGVTTSADVEQVLQDAELVAVGQALLIDPDWGGKILTHRDSEIRSRKDLGNDVNLTMMDVPELWDFVYAVRPDK; encoded by the coding sequence ATGAAACAAGTTCAATTAGCAAATGGTGTAGTCTTAAAAAATCCGTTGGTGATGGCACCAATGACCACACAGTTAAGTTATTTCAACGGTGTCGTGACAAATGATGAGGTAACTTATTACGCCAATCGTAGCAGGGATGTAAGTATGGTAATTACTGGCGCGACAAACGTCCAAAAAAATGGTAAGGGGTGGTTTGGTGAATTAGGCGTTTACGACGATTCACATATAGAAGGGTTGACACGGTTAGCTAAGGGAATTCAACAACAAGGTGCTAAGGCTATTCTACAAATTTTTCATGCTGGTAGAATGACTTCACGAGCTGTTTTAGATGGTGAGCAACCTGTTTCGGCGAGCAGTATTAAAGCGGAAAGAACAAATGCTGAAACGCCTCGAGAACTTACAGATACTGAAATTTATGAAGTGATTGCTGATTTTAAGCAGGGAACACGTCGTGCGATTCAAGCTGGTTTTGATGGAATTGAATTACATGGAGCAAATACCTATTTGATTCAACAATTTTTTTCACCACATTCTAATCGACGGACGGATGACTGGGGTGGTACGTTAGATAAACGCTTTAAATTTATTTTATTACTTGTAAAAGAATTGAGCCAATTGATTGCTGAAGAAGCTTCCGAGGAATTTATTTTCGGTTATCGTTTTTCACCAGAAGAATATGAAACACCAGGAATTCGTATGGCAGATACAGCTTACTTGATTGAAAAACTACTTGAATGGCCACTTGATTATTTACATGTTTCATTGAATGATTACCACCGAGAATCAAATGAAGTAGATTATCAAGGTCAAAGTATCTTAACTTGGGTGCATAAGGTAATTAATGGACGTTTGCCTCTTATGGGAGTTGGCGGTGTAACGACGTCAGCAGACGTTGAACAAGTGTTACAAGATGCAGAATTAGTTGCAGTTGGACAAGCTTTGTTGATTGATCCTGATTGGGGCGGGAAAATCTTAACTCATCGTGATTCAGAGATCCGAAGTCGAAAAGATTTAGGCAATGATGTTAATTTAACGATGATGGACGTTCCAGAATTATGGGATTTTGTTTATGCCGTGAGACCAGATAAATAA
- a CDS encoding MarR family winged helix-turn-helix transcriptional regulator, which yields MSNTKELRIDNWLSLFQLQMEVDANIERLLLERKDLTLKEFYLLYYLYQNAERDVNMTELEKFIGLSQSAMSRMIMRMEKKCHKVIEAYFLPGNKKEKYVRLTEQGKVCYLESSEIVDESLKPIFTGDYLSCLSIKLK from the coding sequence GTGAGTAATACAAAGGAATTGCGGATTGATAATTGGTTATCACTGTTTCAACTTCAAATGGAGGTTGATGCCAATATTGAACGCTTATTATTAGAACGAAAAGATTTGACGTTAAAAGAATTTTACTTATTGTATTATCTTTATCAAAATGCGGAACGTGATGTCAATATGACGGAGTTGGAAAAATTTATTGGTTTGAGTCAAAGTGCGATGTCACGGATGATTATGCGTATGGAAAAAAAATGTCATAAAGTTATTGAGGCATACTTTTTACCAGGAAATAAAAAAGAAAAATATGTCCGCTTAACTGAGCAGGGTAAAGTTTGCTATTTAGAGAGTTCTGAAATTGTTGATGAATCATTGAAACCTATATTTACAGGTGATTACTTAAGTTGTTTATCAATAAAATTAAAATAA